One region of Bacillus zhangzhouensis genomic DNA includes:
- a CDS encoding lipoprotein YteS yields MRRQKRAPVWLISFIAVFCLSACQEKTNGIDVLIFSDMSKGMKDQLVEKAFQPKQETYSVRIFPAIPEKLLVEITSKEGDVMLVPEEMFRAYDDPESFQLLEEMEIGDQAAGPYTVEDKKTGKTVDYAVQINKGTKKLNGYTFQLHRDMVAFIPVYADKTKEALSLMKQLRENQ; encoded by the coding sequence ATGAGGAGGCAAAAAAGAGCCCCCGTATGGCTCATCAGTTTCATCGCTGTCTTTTGTTTATCTGCCTGTCAGGAGAAAACAAACGGTATCGATGTCCTGATTTTTTCTGATATGTCAAAGGGGATGAAAGATCAATTAGTAGAGAAGGCCTTTCAGCCTAAACAAGAGACTTATAGCGTCCGCATCTTTCCGGCGATTCCTGAAAAGCTTCTTGTTGAAATTACCTCAAAAGAGGGGGACGTGATGCTTGTCCCAGAAGAAATGTTTAGAGCGTATGATGATCCTGAAAGCTTTCAGCTGCTGGAAGAGATGGAAATAGGCGATCAAGCAGCAGGACCATATACGGTCGAGGACAAAAAGACAGGGAAAACGGTTGATTATGCAGTTCAAATCAATAAAGGAACGAAAAAACTCAACGGCTATACCTTTCAATTACACCGAGATATGGTCGCTTTCATTCCCGTGTATGCTGACAAGACAAAAGAGGCGCTGTCTCTCATGAAACAGCTTCGTGAAAACCAATAG
- a CDS encoding glycoside hydrolase family 105 protein encodes MTLSIEKGSPLEHAEKLAQTIMRVYTPIELPPAGRWHYHQGVFLCGVMKLYEATGNEAYFDYVKNYADSLIDEYGNLLFRRDELDAIQAGLILFPLYERTREKRYVLAAEKLRGLYRTLNRTSEGGFWHKDNYAYQMWLDGLYMGGPFALKYAQLKGDESLVDMVIHQEHLMRKHMKDEQTGLYYHAWDERKKMPWADQKTGCSPEFWARSFGWYVLALADMIEDLPEQHGGRKVWKEILADMLESVAKYQDQKTGLWHQIIDKGNQSDNWLESSGSCLFMYAMAKAMNEGYVSLLYVDHVVRAYQGLIQHKTAEKENGDFTINDICIGTSAGFYDYYVGRERSTNDLHGAGAFIMALTELEKLSVFQKA; translated from the coding sequence ATGACTTTATCGATTGAAAAGGGATCACCGCTTGAGCATGCAGAGAAATTAGCACAAACTATTATGAGGGTGTATACACCGATTGAGCTGCCGCCAGCTGGAAGATGGCATTATCATCAAGGCGTTTTCCTTTGCGGCGTCATGAAGCTGTATGAGGCAACGGGGAATGAGGCGTATTTTGATTATGTGAAAAACTATGCGGACTCACTCATTGATGAGTACGGTAACCTGTTATTTCGCAGGGATGAGCTTGATGCCATTCAAGCAGGACTCATTTTATTTCCTCTTTACGAACGAACGAGAGAGAAGCGGTATGTGCTCGCAGCGGAGAAGCTGCGCGGACTTTATCGTACGCTAAATCGCACGTCTGAGGGCGGATTTTGGCATAAAGACAATTATGCTTATCAAATGTGGCTGGATGGTCTCTACATGGGCGGTCCTTTTGCCTTAAAGTATGCTCAGCTGAAAGGTGATGAGTCACTTGTGGATATGGTCATCCATCAAGAGCATCTCATGAGAAAGCATATGAAAGATGAACAAACAGGTCTGTATTATCACGCGTGGGATGAACGAAAAAAGATGCCATGGGCTGATCAAAAGACCGGCTGTTCCCCAGAGTTTTGGGCAAGATCGTTTGGCTGGTATGTCCTTGCATTAGCAGATATGATCGAGGACCTGCCCGAGCAGCATGGAGGACGAAAGGTGTGGAAGGAAATACTGGCAGACATGCTGGAAAGTGTGGCAAAGTACCAGGATCAAAAGACAGGTCTTTGGCATCAAATCATTGATAAAGGAAATCAAAGTGACAATTGGCTTGAAAGCTCGGGATCGTGTTTATTCATGTACGCCATGGCCAAGGCCATGAATGAAGGGTATGTGAGCCTCCTTTATGTTGATCATGTGGTCAGAGCATATCAAGGGTTGATTCAGCATAAGACGGCTGAGAAAGAAAATGGTGATTTTACCATCAATGATATTTGTATTGGAACATCTGCGGGATTTTATGATTACTACGTTGGAAGAGAGCGGAGCACAAATGACTTGCACGGGGCAGGCGCTTTTATTATGGCGTTAACTGAGCTAGAGAAGCTGTCTGTTTTTCAAAAGGCATGA
- a CDS encoding sugar ABC transporter permease produces the protein MKTEDVTAKGVPAAALKNEKRKRLLNQLLSQKFLYLMILPGLIYFIVFKYVPMWGLIIAFQDYQPFLGILGSEWVGFKHFIRLFTEPTFFILLKNTLILFAMNVVIFFPIPILLALLLNEVRLALFKKFVQTMIYIPHFMSWVIVVSLSFVLLTVDGGLINELIAFFGGEKINFLLSQEWFRPMYILQVIWREAGWSTIIYLAAIIAVDPQLYEAAKMDGAGRLRQMWHITLPAIKSVIVVLLILKIGDTLELGFEHVYLLLNATNREVAEIFDTYVYTAGLKQGQFSYSTAVGLFKAAVGLILVMLANRLAKKFGEEGIY, from the coding sequence ATGAAAACAGAGGATGTCACTGCCAAGGGTGTGCCTGCGGCAGCTTTGAAAAACGAAAAAAGAAAGCGCTTACTAAATCAGCTGCTTAGTCAAAAATTTTTGTATTTAATGATTTTGCCGGGGCTCATTTATTTTATTGTCTTTAAATATGTACCAATGTGGGGGCTCATCATTGCCTTTCAAGATTACCAGCCGTTTCTCGGCATTCTTGGCAGTGAGTGGGTTGGTTTCAAACACTTTATTCGATTGTTTACTGAACCAACATTTTTCATCTTATTAAAAAATACGCTGATTTTATTTGCCATGAATGTCGTGATTTTCTTTCCAATTCCGATCTTACTAGCCCTTCTTTTAAACGAAGTGAGATTGGCATTGTTTAAGAAATTTGTACAGACGATGATTTATATCCCTCACTTCATGTCATGGGTCATTGTCGTGTCCTTATCTTTTGTTTTGTTAACAGTAGATGGCGGGTTAATTAATGAATTGATTGCTTTCTTTGGAGGGGAAAAGATTAACTTCCTCCTTAGTCAGGAATGGTTTAGACCGATGTACATTCTGCAAGTGATCTGGCGGGAAGCAGGATGGTCGACGATCATTTACCTTGCGGCGATTATAGCGGTAGATCCGCAGCTATATGAAGCAGCAAAAATGGATGGTGCCGGGAGACTGAGACAAATGTGGCACATCACACTTCCTGCCATTAAAAGTGTCATTGTGGTTCTGCTCATTTTAAAAATTGGTGATACGCTTGAGCTTGGCTTTGAGCATGTCTATCTATTACTGAACGCAACGAACCGGGAAGTAGCGGAGATTTTTGATACGTATGTTTATACAGCAGGTCTTAAGCAAGGACAATTCAGCTATAGTACTGCTGTTGGTTTATTTAAAGCAGCCGTTGGACTTATTTTGGTCATGCTGGCAAACCGTTTAGCGAAGAAATTCGGGGAAGAAGGGATTTATTAA
- a CDS encoding helix-turn-helix domain-containing protein has product MKRRQYKFYYKLVTFFFILSTIPVIIVGIFSYQHSQKTALENISNEKLDSVKQMQSNIEHILKTVDHSLTHYVSSPPLLQTLTEPLTPDQFQLYNQVQQELNYLQTFDTGLSNITLVSKMEDWYMNNSGLYHVTSEDQEKALTSYLNIPSHSSWALEKNNPLVATKEGKASFCKYNVNLIKQLPMNSVQKKGIAVASIPSCVIADHMPDLSQSDSMFVIDANGKVLLHNRKEQIGESLKHKDFVKHVLSLEKRSGQFEMKIDELNYQITFQKSDYNEWTYLSFVSIPELKQQTKSIGWITFIICTILLTFSLLFSWFGSRHFYKPIRLLYESFARNESFLQKQPFQNEFELIESSIKQIKDRNHDLEERIEQQVTHLQQYFMVRLLLGKLTDEEVNNRFQSLGFPQGWSHLSMLVTQIDTLKGTTYEKKDADLLLFAINGLIEQIIPQEEHLQPTVVNQHQTTIILNHSKSEKEFTAYLHQLAEIIQQRIEEELGLSISIGISRQFKELTMAKHAYIEGKEALKYRLKAEKKSIIFYEHIQHGKTFKTHFPKQLQHDLFDAVKAGDQGKADHYLHVLLQSIFSKNAGPHEYYIALARFLNNLIELMHLLGIELFEVEDNKMLYDTIFEFKTFEDTEAWLKHEIIRPIIDQLAAREDSQYKNISEKIIHIIHQEFDSDLTLDEIATRLHYNPNYLSSIFRKEMDISFSEYLSSYRHHVAKNWLVETDMSVKEISEKLKYKNPQNFIRSFKKLEGTTPGKYREQKKGT; this is encoded by the coding sequence ATGAAAAGAAGGCAGTATAAATTTTATTACAAGCTTGTGACGTTTTTTTTCATACTTAGTACGATTCCTGTTATCATTGTCGGCATTTTTTCTTATCAGCATTCGCAAAAAACAGCACTTGAAAATATCTCAAATGAAAAGCTGGACAGCGTCAAACAAATGCAATCCAATATTGAGCATATTTTAAAAACTGTTGATCATTCTCTCACTCACTATGTCAGTTCGCCGCCTCTCCTTCAAACACTGACAGAACCTTTAACTCCAGACCAATTCCAGCTTTATAATCAAGTACAGCAGGAACTGAACTACCTGCAAACCTTTGACACCGGCCTTTCCAATATTACACTCGTCAGTAAAATGGAAGACTGGTACATGAACAATTCGGGACTTTATCATGTCACAAGCGAAGACCAGGAAAAAGCACTGACCTCTTACCTCAATATTCCAAGTCACTCCAGCTGGGCCCTTGAAAAAAACAATCCACTTGTTGCAACCAAAGAAGGAAAAGCATCCTTTTGCAAGTACAATGTGAACTTAATCAAACAACTGCCTATGAACAGCGTTCAAAAAAAAGGAATCGCTGTCGCCAGCATTCCAAGTTGCGTGATAGCTGATCATATGCCTGACTTGTCTCAATCAGATAGTATGTTTGTCATCGATGCAAATGGAAAAGTGCTACTACATAATCGCAAAGAACAAATTGGTGAATCGCTGAAACATAAAGATTTCGTCAAGCATGTGCTCTCACTTGAAAAACGATCAGGACAATTTGAAATGAAGATCGACGAACTAAACTATCAAATCACATTTCAAAAATCAGATTATAATGAATGGACGTACCTATCCTTTGTTTCTATTCCAGAACTTAAGCAGCAAACGAAATCGATTGGGTGGATTACCTTTATTATCTGCACTATTTTGTTAACGTTCTCATTACTATTTTCATGGTTTGGTTCCAGACACTTTTATAAACCAATCCGCCTATTATACGAGTCATTTGCACGCAATGAATCATTTTTGCAAAAACAGCCTTTTCAAAATGAATTTGAGTTGATTGAATCGAGTATTAAACAAATAAAAGATCGAAACCATGATTTAGAGGAACGTATTGAGCAGCAAGTGACACACTTACAGCAATACTTTATGGTACGGCTGCTGCTTGGAAAGTTGACAGATGAAGAAGTAAATAACCGGTTCCAAAGCTTAGGTTTTCCGCAGGGCTGGTCTCATTTGTCCATGCTTGTGACCCAAATCGATACGTTAAAAGGAACAACTTACGAAAAAAAGGATGCTGACTTGCTTTTATTTGCAATCAATGGACTGATCGAGCAGATTATTCCACAAGAGGAGCACCTTCAGCCAACTGTTGTCAATCAGCATCAAACAACAATTATCCTCAACCACTCAAAGTCAGAGAAAGAGTTTACTGCATATTTACACCAATTAGCAGAAATCATTCAGCAGCGTATCGAAGAAGAGCTTGGTTTATCGATCAGCATCGGAATCAGCCGCCAGTTTAAGGAGCTCACGATGGCAAAACATGCTTACATTGAAGGAAAAGAAGCTTTAAAATACAGACTCAAAGCAGAGAAAAAGTCCATTATCTTCTATGAGCATATCCAGCATGGAAAGACCTTCAAAACCCATTTTCCAAAACAGCTGCAGCATGATTTATTTGATGCGGTGAAAGCAGGCGATCAAGGCAAGGCGGATCACTATTTACATGTGCTCCTGCAATCCATTTTCTCTAAAAATGCAGGACCGCACGAATACTATATCGCCCTCGCTCGTTTTTTAAACAATTTAATTGAGCTGATGCATTTGCTTGGCATTGAATTATTTGAGGTCGAAGACAACAAGATGCTCTATGATACGATTTTTGAATTTAAAACCTTTGAAGATACAGAGGCATGGCTGAAACATGAGATCATTCGGCCAATTATTGACCAGCTTGCTGCACGTGAAGACTCACAATACAAAAACATCTCAGAAAAAATCATTCATATTATTCATCAAGAATTCGACTCAGATCTCACATTGGATGAAATCGCCACACGCCTGCATTACAATCCCAATTATTTAAGCAGTATTTTCAGAAAGGAAATGGATATCTCCTTTAGTGAATATCTTTCCTCTTACAGACACCATGTCGCCAAAAATTGGCTTGTAGAGACCGATATGTCCGTCAAAGAAATTTCGGAAAAACTGAAATATAAAAACCCGCAAAATTTCATCCGATCCTTCAAAAAGCTGGAAGGCACAACTCCTGGGAAATACCGCGAACAAAAAAAAGGCACATAA
- a CDS encoding extracellular solute-binding protein, translating to MGRKKLWLIVFVLLFAASGILSACSSKGTNSSDEKVDLEKKVKLTWMAILYHQQPPKDSVLKEIEKLTNTELDITWVPDSVKEDRLNSALAAGNLPQIVTIQDIKNSSAINAFRSGMFWEVGPYLKDYPNLSKMNELINKNVSIDGKLYGIYRERPLSRQGIVIRKDWLENLNLDTPKTLDDLYEVAKAFTEKDPNQNGKADTIGFTDRNDLIYGAFKTLGSYEGMPTDWKEENGKFTPDFMTEEYMKTMKYMKKLRDNGYINKDFPVTSKTQQQELFSQGKAGIYVGNMVDAVNVRDDATDKNMKVDIINRIKGPDGKERVWASGGHNGIFAFPKTSVKSEAELKRILAFFDRIAEEDVYGLMTYGIDGRHYKKEEGNTFVREKSQVKSWQTDVQPLVSLVGIDKRYLKNKGDAIRSKYEELEEDNKNIIVANPAESLYSETASERGNELKKIIDDATYKFILGDISEDQFQKAVEKWKSNGGNKIIEEYEASFKKSK from the coding sequence ATGGGGAGAAAAAAATTATGGCTGATTGTGTTTGTCCTGTTATTTGCAGCAAGCGGTATTCTGTCAGCATGTTCAAGTAAAGGGACAAACTCATCAGATGAGAAGGTTGATTTGGAGAAAAAGGTAAAGCTGACATGGATGGCGATTTTATATCATCAGCAGCCGCCGAAGGATTCAGTTTTAAAAGAGATTGAGAAGCTCACAAATACAGAGCTTGATATTACATGGGTACCTGATTCTGTGAAAGAAGATCGTTTAAATTCCGCACTTGCAGCAGGGAATTTGCCGCAAATTGTGACAATTCAAGACATTAAAAATTCGTCTGCGATTAATGCATTCAGATCAGGCATGTTCTGGGAAGTCGGACCGTATTTAAAGGATTATCCAAATTTAAGTAAGATGAACGAACTGATTAATAAAAACGTCTCTATAGACGGCAAGCTTTATGGCATCTATAGAGAAAGACCACTTTCAAGACAAGGGATTGTCATTCGAAAGGATTGGCTTGAAAATTTAAATTTGGATACACCAAAAACATTGGATGATCTGTATGAAGTAGCCAAAGCCTTTACTGAAAAAGACCCGAATCAAAACGGAAAAGCCGATACAATTGGCTTTACGGATCGGAACGATTTAATTTATGGCGCATTTAAAACACTTGGTTCATATGAAGGAATGCCAACAGACTGGAAAGAAGAAAACGGGAAATTCACGCCAGACTTTATGACAGAGGAGTACATGAAGACAATGAAATACATGAAAAAGCTGCGTGACAATGGCTATATCAACAAAGACTTCCCAGTGACAAGCAAAACTCAGCAGCAGGAATTATTCTCACAAGGAAAAGCAGGCATCTATGTTGGAAATATGGTAGATGCCGTGAACGTGAGAGATGATGCGACAGATAAAAACATGAAAGTAGATATTATCAACCGAATCAAAGGTCCAGATGGAAAAGAACGTGTGTGGGCATCAGGTGGTCATAATGGCATCTTCGCATTCCCTAAAACAAGCGTGAAATCAGAGGCAGAATTAAAACGGATTCTGGCCTTCTTTGATCGCATTGCTGAAGAAGATGTATATGGCCTTATGACGTACGGTATAGATGGCCGGCATTATAAGAAAGAAGAAGGGAATACATTTGTCAGGGAAAAAAGCCAAGTGAAAAGCTGGCAGACAGATGTACAGCCGCTTGTCAGTCTTGTAGGCATTGATAAACGTTACTTGAAAAATAAAGGGGATGCCATTCGCTCTAAGTATGAAGAGCTAGAAGAAGACAATAAAAACATCATCGTTGCCAATCCTGCTGAAAGCCTGTATTCAGAAACAGCATCAGAGCGTGGAAACGAATTGAAGAAAATTATTGATGATGCGACGTATAAGTTCATTCTTGGAGACATCAGTGAAGATCAATTTCAGAAAGCGGTCGAGAAATGGAAATCAAATGGCGGGAATAAAATCATAGAAGAATATGAAGCTTCCTTTAAAAAATCAAAATAA
- a CDS encoding carbohydrate ABC transporter permease, translated as MKGRLFNLFNYSFLFMFALICVLPFIHVIAASFATVEEVITKKFILFPTTFSLEAYRYIFSTDIVYRSLIVSILVTLVGTAVSMFLSSLMAYGLSRQELKGRRTLMFLVVFTMLFSGGMIPTFIVVKTLGLLDSYWSLILPVAINAFNLIILKNFFQNIPASLEESAKMDGCNDLGIFFKIVLPLSLPAIATISLFYAVTYWNTYMTAILYLNDSMKWPIQVLLRQIVIVSSGMQGDMSDMGSSTPPPDQTIKMAVIVVATIPVLLVYPFIQKHFNKGALLGSVKG; from the coding sequence ATTAAAGGCCGGTTGTTCAATTTATTTAATTACTCTTTTCTATTCATGTTCGCATTAATATGTGTGCTTCCGTTCATCCATGTCATTGCTGCTTCTTTTGCAACAGTAGAAGAGGTCATTACGAAGAAGTTTATCTTGTTCCCGACGACGTTTTCTCTAGAGGCATATCGATACATTTTTTCTACAGATATTGTGTATCGCAGCCTCATTGTGTCCATTCTTGTGACGCTCGTTGGAACAGCTGTCAGCATGTTTTTGTCCTCGCTTATGGCATACGGGCTGTCTCGTCAGGAGCTAAAAGGCCGGAGAACACTGATGTTTCTTGTTGTCTTCACGATGCTGTTTAGCGGAGGTATGATTCCGACGTTTATTGTGGTGAAAACACTCGGTCTGCTTGATAGCTATTGGTCACTTATTCTACCGGTTGCAATCAATGCGTTCAATTTAATCATTTTGAAAAACTTTTTTCAAAACATACCGGCAAGTCTTGAGGAATCAGCGAAGATGGATGGCTGTAACGATTTAGGGATTTTCTTTAAAATTGTGCTGCCACTTTCTTTGCCAGCCATTGCAACCATTTCACTTTTTTATGCCGTCACATATTGGAATACGTATATGACTGCCATTTTGTATTTAAATGATTCCATGAAATGGCCGATTCAGGTGCTGCTAAGACAGATTGTCATTGTCTCAAGTGGAATGCAAGGGGATATGTCAGATATGGGCTCATCGACACCACCGCCAGACCAAACGATTAAAATGGCTGTCATTGTTGTGGCTACCATTCCGGTTCTGCTTGTCTATCCATTTATTCAAAAGCATTTCAACAAAGGGGCATTACTAGGTTCTGTAAAGGGTTAA
- a CDS encoding NAD(P)-dependent oxidoreductase: MKRITIIGGCGVIGRILTKALSTEYNVTIIDQKSCVEGVILADAANEQHLYEAIPRETDVILHLLNMDMTHDVMDHEEFAKMNDIFWRSTYYMFRSATRLGIRKVIFASSNHVTDRYEEDGRSLLGRQITTDDVPAAKNVYGILKFASEQLGRLFHDQTGMSVINLRIGTVVTDEMKALHTKQRTKRTLLSHEDLAGLTKAAIETDIPFGTYYAVSENEEKPWSTEKTKQELGYKPDVNTTEILGEKDQA; the protein is encoded by the coding sequence ATGAAAAGAATCACCATTATTGGCGGATGCGGTGTGATTGGACGTATTTTAACAAAAGCACTCTCTACTGAGTACAACGTCACGATTATTGATCAAAAAAGCTGTGTAGAAGGAGTCATTTTAGCAGATGCAGCGAATGAACAGCATTTATATGAGGCGATACCGCGGGAAACAGATGTCATCTTGCACCTTCTAAACATGGACATGACGCATGATGTGATGGATCATGAGGAATTTGCAAAGATGAATGATATTTTTTGGAGGAGTACCTATTATATGTTTCGTTCAGCTACGCGGCTTGGCATACGAAAAGTCATTTTTGCAAGCAGCAACCATGTGACGGATCGTTATGAAGAGGATGGACGCTCCTTACTTGGACGGCAGATTACAACTGACGATGTGCCTGCGGCTAAAAATGTCTATGGCATTTTAAAATTTGCTTCCGAACAGCTAGGACGTTTGTTTCACGATCAAACGGGAATGTCTGTCATCAATTTAAGGATTGGGACAGTTGTGACAGATGAGATGAAGGCATTACACACAAAACAAAGAACAAAAAGAACACTGCTGTCACATGAAGATCTTGCAGGTTTGACAAAGGCAGCGATTGAAACAGATATTCCCTTTGGGACCTATTATGCGGTATCAGAGAATGAAGAAAAGCCGTGGTCTACTGAGAAAACAAAACAGGAGTTAGGCTACAAACCAGATGTCAATACGACGGAAATCCTCGGAGAAAAGGATCAGGCATAG
- a CDS encoding dienelactone hydrolase family protein, whose translation MPERHRVEAYTLKMEERESYVVETLILSMNGVEEVPAYFLKPKDTVKKRPVVLFQHSHGGNYVNGKEELLKGAHYLQTPSYAKEFTSKGYSVLAIDHAGFGERRGRTESEIFKEMLLTGKVMWGMMLYESMCAIDYLLSRSDVLADRLAVFGMSMGGLLSWWTAALDERVSVCIDLCAQVDHHALIETNKLDRHGFYYYVPNLAKHFTAAEIQEMIFPRPHLSLVGKLDQLTPAEGVGRIREVLSQTYQAAALKERYQLTRLHAGHFETAVMRHEAIRFLKKWL comes from the coding sequence ATGCCGGAACGTCATCGCGTGGAGGCTTATACGTTAAAAATGGAGGAACGTGAATCATATGTAGTGGAAACACTCATTCTCTCCATGAATGGTGTAGAGGAAGTCCCTGCTTATTTCTTGAAACCGAAGGATACGGTGAAAAAAAGACCCGTTGTGCTGTTCCAGCACTCTCATGGCGGGAATTACGTGAATGGGAAGGAAGAGTTGTTAAAGGGTGCCCATTATTTGCAAACACCTTCATATGCAAAAGAGTTTACGTCAAAAGGATATAGTGTACTGGCTATTGATCATGCAGGGTTTGGTGAGAGAAGAGGAAGAACAGAAAGTGAAATTTTTAAGGAAATGCTTTTAACAGGAAAAGTGATGTGGGGCATGATGCTGTATGAAAGCATGTGTGCGATTGATTATTTGCTGTCTCGATCTGATGTGCTGGCGGACCGGTTAGCTGTCTTTGGGATGTCAATGGGCGGTCTCCTTTCCTGGTGGACGGCTGCGCTTGATGAGAGGGTCAGTGTGTGTATTGATCTATGCGCACAGGTGGATCATCATGCATTAATTGAAACGAACAAATTGGACAGGCACGGCTTTTATTACTATGTACCGAACTTAGCGAAGCATTTTACAGCAGCTGAAATTCAAGAAATGATTTTTCCAAGACCGCATTTAAGCTTAGTTGGTAAACTTGATCAGCTCACGCCTGCTGAAGGCGTTGGAAGGATTCGGGAGGTATTGAGTCAAACCTATCAAGCTGCTGCATTGAAAGAACGATATCAGCTTACCCGTCTTCATGCAGGTCATTTTGAAACAGCCGTTATGCGTCACGAGGCGATACGATTTTTGAAAAAGTGGCTGTAA